ACGGGACTGGCTCGAGCCGGAATGCCGTGGCCCTGCCTCCGGCTCGCCCTGTGCGGATCCGGCGGGCCGGGGCCCGAGCCGACGGCGGCTCGTCGGTCACGTCGATGCCCTTGTCGACGGCAGCGCACCTCGCTATGTTAATCAGAAATCACATCCTGGAACAAGCTTTGAACCGTGCCGGCATCACCAACTCACCTCCATGCAAGGCGAGATGCGCCGCACGTCCTACCAGGAAAGCGAGCAAGTCAATGCCAAATCTCAGCCGCAGAAGAGTCCTGTCCCTCGGTGCCGCGCTGGGCCTCGTGAGCGCGACGAGCACCACCAACGCGTGGGCGTGGTCGCCGACGGGCTCGGTCGCCGGAACCGGCAGGGGCACCGACCCGGAATACGTGTGGGACGACGAGGTGGACCAGCTGGTGGCCTCGCTCTTCGACAACGGTCAGGTTCCGGCGGTCAACACCGCGATGGCGTCATGGGTGAACAACAACGACCCGCTGCCCAGCGGCCTGCCGGCCGACCTCACCGGATACCTGCAGAGGGTCAACAAGCTGCCCTCCTGGGCGGATTCCGGCAAGCTGGCTCGCGCCGCCGACTTCAACCGGCGCAAGGACACGTACCTCTTCATGCTCTACGGGCTCGGCAGCGGGATCATGAGCACCGTGATCCCGCGGGAGGCCAGGAGCGTCTACTGGTCCGCAGGCGGCGCCAACATGAAGGACCGCGCGGCCAAGACGTTCACGTTCGGCTACGACCTGGCCCAGCTGAAGGGCTTCGAGCCGACGGGCCAGTTCGTGGTCACCGCCAACAAGACCCGTGTGGTGCACGCCGCGGTGCGCCACCTGCTGCCGCAGTCACCCCATTGGACTGCGGTCACGGACGAGCGCATCCCGATCAGCAACGCCGACATCCTGGTCACCTTCCACAGCCTGGGCACCTTCGTGCGCAGGAAGCTGCTCGAGTGGAAGGTCCCGTTCTCGGCCGAGGACCAGGATGCCTTCCTGCACAGCTGGCAGGTCGCCCTGCACCTGCTCGGCGTGCGGGACGAGTACATCCCCAAGTCGTGGGCCGACGCGGAAGCGCAGTCGGGGCAGGTACTCACACCGATCCTCGCCCCGACGACCGAGGGCATCGAACTGGCCGAGGATCTGCTCGGGTTGACCGCGCAGGTCGACCTGGGCGTCACGCGCGGATTCCTCAACGAGTTCGTACGCTACGTCCTCAGCAACGAGATCGGCGACTGGCTGGGGCTGAAGCGCGACTACGCCTCGGCGGCACTGATCCGCACCGCGTGGCCGGCCTTCATCCTGTTCCGTGAGGGGCTGTCACCCGTCGCGCCCGGCGCCTTCTACGTGTTCGACCAGTTCGTGCGCGCCTTGGCCATGGCGTTCCTGAACAACGGCTCCTCGGGGACGACCACCCCCATCGTGATCCCGACGGGGAACAGGCCGACATCCTGAGTACCCGGACCGACCTCGCGCAGGCCCGTCCCACGGCACACCTGCCACAGGA
The DNA window shown above is from Streptomyces sp. NBC_01445 and carries:
- a CDS encoding oxygenase MpaB family protein; amino-acid sequence: MPNLSRRRVLSLGAALGLVSATSTTNAWAWSPTGSVAGTGRGTDPEYVWDDEVDQLVASLFDNGQVPAVNTAMASWVNNNDPLPSGLPADLTGYLQRVNKLPSWADSGKLARAADFNRRKDTYLFMLYGLGSGIMSTVIPREARSVYWSAGGANMKDRAAKTFTFGYDLAQLKGFEPTGQFVVTANKTRVVHAAVRHLLPQSPHWTAVTDERIPISNADILVTFHSLGTFVRRKLLEWKVPFSAEDQDAFLHSWQVALHLLGVRDEYIPKSWADAEAQSGQVLTPILAPTTEGIELAEDLLGLTAQVDLGVTRGFLNEFVRYVLSNEIGDWLGLKRDYASAALIRTAWPAFILFREGLSPVAPGAFYVFDQFVRALAMAFLNNGSSGTTTPIVIPTGNRPTS